The stretch of DNA ACAGCCTTTTCGGGATTTTACCTCGCCTTCATGCTTCTTTTGGTGGCCCTGATCTTCCGCGCAGTGGCGATCGAATTTCGCTCCAAACGAGAAGGAAAATTCTGGCGTCAGGGATGGGATATTAGCTTCTCCGTGGCCAGCATCCTGGCCTCTCTTCTTATCGGGATCGCGCTTGGCAATATCGCCTGGGGGATTCCACTCGATGCCCGCCACGAGTACGCGGGGACTTTTCTAGGACTGCTGCATCCCTTTCCGATCCTGGTCGGCATCACGACTGTCGCTCTCTTCATGATGCACGGTTCTATCTATGTGGTCCTGAAAACCGAGGGTGAACTTCAGGCGCGCGCCCGTCTCTGGACACGGAACGGTATCATCTTCTTCATTATCGGCTATGCGTTCACGACTCTATTCACCCTGCTCTACATTCCGCACATGACCGATACGATTCGGGAGAATCCGGTGCTTTTCCTGGTGCCGATGCTCACCATACTGGCGATCGCCAATATTCCGCGCGAGATCCATCTGGGTCGCGATTTCCGCGCCTTCATTTCTTCCTCCATCGCAGTGGCCGCGCTGTTGGCGTTGTTCGGGATCGGAATGTATCCGTTCATGATCTACTCATTTCCCAGTCCGGAGAACAGCCTGACCATCTACAATGCAGCATCCTCGGCCGAAACGCTCAAGATCATGTTGATCATTGCGTTGATCGGAATGCCGATGGTGCTGGCGTATACGGTCAGTATTTATTGGATATTTAGAGGGAAAGTGAAGCTCGAGAAAACGAGTTACTAATCGGCGCAGGCGTTACATCAGTACAACCAGTGTACCGATCTGCACTTTGCCGTTCTCGTCTTCAACCGACCAGTAATAAAGTCCCGATACGATCATCTGCACATTGCGATTGATCATATCCCAGGTGGCGTGATTCGCCTTGGGATCCGAGGGATCGACATCGTGATGCAGTTCTCGCACCAGATCGCCATCAAGCGTATGGATCCTGATCGTGCATTTCGCCGGGACATTCACAAAATGAATCGCCCGTACTCGATCGTTGATCTTCTCCGGATGTCCTCTCCCTTCCCATCCACCATCGCGGTAGCCGCCATCGACCCGATAGGGGTTGGGATAGATATAGACTGGCGGCAGTATACCATCGAGTTGATCATCTGAACTGGCCGGGTAGGCCGACTGAAGTCCCAGCAGTCTGGCGCTTTCCAGCGGCTGCAAACCGACTTTGGGCGAACCAAAATCAAATGCCGTCACCGAGAAGTAATATGGAACTGTCGGAAGCAGGCCGGTGATCTCGCACTCATACTCGTAATATTTCAGATAGCCATCTTCGGTCATCATGTCCGGAGTGATCGGGTGGTCAGCATCCGGCTTGACAGCATCCGGATATCGCTTTTTGATCGGTGTGTCTATCCCAAACCGAGAGACATTGTTATCGTGCGGCAGGAAATAAAGAGTCGAGTCAATAAAGCGAGCTCCCCGATAAGGATTGGTCGGACCGTAGTCCTGCGGATGAAACAGTGTATCATTGCACGGATCGGCCGCATCACTGAACCGGCACCGGATCTCCTCGACAGTCGCCGGCACTCCGGTCAGATCATACCCTGGCGCCGGCTTTTTGTGCGGGTTGTAGGCGAAGACATCGAAATTGTTGAAATCATACGATGCGGCCAATGCAAGGCTCGCCTCGCGATCATCCCGCCCCATATAAACATGATATCCCTCGAAATCAACATATCCCGACAGGAAGTCCCTGTAGATCTCCGATCGATACCCATTAAAACGGACTTTGACTCCACCAACGATCGGTTCGATCCAGATCACCGGCGGCGGCGGCGGAGATTCGGCACGCCAATCCGGTACGCCATCCCCCTCGTAGTACGTCGAGTCAACCACCGTAGCAACCCAGTGTCCATCGACAAAACTGGAGTCCAATACACAGACACGCAGTTTTCCAAAATACCCATCACCATCAGTATCGATCCCCGGATTATCGTAAATGCGCGCCGCCCAGGCGGCGTTGGTCGCAAACGGACCCATATTCAGACCCTGCAGATAACGCTCGGGATAATAATTGCCAAAGCGAAGATTCAAGTAGGCGTTGATGAAGTCAACATGCAGGCTCTCTCCTCCCACAAACGCGAAAGGAATATCAACCTGCTCGCGCGGTCCAAGACTGTACGGTCCCAGCGACATCAGGTAACATCCATCAGCCCCTCGTGAAATGGAACGTGCATTCGAAGAACTGGGAGGCATCCAGAGCGGGTCGGCTACAGAGATCCTTCCGGTCAGGACTTGAGAATAATCAACCTCTCCATTGCTCATCAGGAAATATCTGTTTCGGTCGCCGATCGGCTGTCCGAATCCGGTGCCGAGATTGCGGTAATTGGTTCGATACTGCGGCCCAAAGTCAAACACCGTGCCGACATTGGGGACCCACCAGTTGAAGGAAAACTGCTCATCATCGCGCGGCTGTCTGAGGAATCGAATACCTGTCACATGCGGAACCTGCAGACCGCTGGAGGAAAGCCAGTCGCCATCCATGTCTGCCGACCAGGCAATATTGACCGTATCCTCGAACTCGCACTGATTGTAGTTGGAGACCGGATATGATTTCAGGAAACCGATAATATCGTCACGCCCACCCGTTTGGGTTTTGGCAGGCGTGAAATTAAGTGTAGCGCCGAAATCAACCACATAGCGATGTACGTCGGGATCCATGAATACCCCCGCATACAACTGATTGATCTCCTGACTGCTGATATTGGTGATCTTCAAGTTAAACAAGATCAGGTCATCGGCATACCCGTACGACCACATATAGCTTTCCTGGCGCACTTCAATCCCCAATGGCTGATGCGTCCGTCCTTCGATCTGATCAAACGAGGGGTAGGCGTTACCCGAGGTCAGCGTGTCCTGGTAGGTGGTGATCAGATCCTGCTCGGAACGGGCATCACGAAGCATCTCTTCAGTCGGCCCAAGGGTTGAGCGCCGCTGGAATAGTCCATAAGGATATGCATCCGGATGAAACTCGCGGGAGAATGTGTTTTGCTCAACCGAGGTAGAGACCAGCGTATCTCGACCGACCACCCCTCCAACCCAGAGACCGCCGTTGTAGAGATAGATCTTGGTGCTGGCTTTGGGATACTGGCATTCGCCGATCCTCCCGCCAGTGAAGCAGTCGTAATAGAACACTTCTTTGCCGTAACTCAGTCTGCCGAAATTGGTCAGTCCGACATACAATTTGCCTAGATCGTGCGCCGTGATGCAATAGGAAGGAGATGCGGCTGAAGCGATTATCGGGTTGCGCTGACCGGTGGGATCGGACTGGGCCCGGAGACCCGGAATCAAAGCAAGCGACAGTACCAGAAGGATCGCTCCTCCTACCGCCGTGGGGCGAAACTTCAGATGCCTGCCAACCGCGATCATTGTCTGATTACTAGTGCAGGAAAGTGCCATCGATGTCAAGCGGGAAATCGCCGCTCCCGCAACGGAAAAAGTC from bacterium encodes:
- the cydB gene encoding cytochrome d ubiquinol oxidase subunit II, translating into MTFDLNTIWFGLIGILFAGYAILDGFDLGVGALHLFTKGDSERRTMLNAIGPVWDGNEVWLVTAGGALFAAFPEVYATAFSGFYLAFMLLLVALIFRAVAIEFRSKREGKFWRQGWDISFSVASILASLLIGIALGNIAWGIPLDARHEYAGTFLGLLHPFPILVGITTVALFMMHGSIYVVLKTEGELQARARLWTRNGIIFFIIGYAFTTLFTLLYIPHMTDTIRENPVLFLVPMLTILAIANIPREIHLGRDFRAFISSSIAVAALLALFGIGMYPFMIYSFPSPENSLTIYNAASSAETLKIMLIIALIGMPMVLAYTVSIYWIFRGKVKLEKTSY